The following proteins are encoded in a genomic region of Triticum dicoccoides isolate Atlit2015 ecotype Zavitan chromosome 1B, WEW_v2.0, whole genome shotgun sequence:
- the LOC119315362 gene encoding uncharacterized protein LOC119315362 yields MSDWGPVVIAVVLFVLLSPGLLLQLPGKHHFVEFGNMHTSAMAILVHAIIYFALIALFVIVIGVHITTD; encoded by the coding sequence atgtCGGACTGGGGGCCGGTGGTGATCGCGGTGGTGCTGTTCGTGCTGCtgtcgccggggctgctgctgcagcTCCCCGGGAAGCACCACTTCGTGGAGTTCGGCAACATGCACACCAGCGCCATGGCCATCCTCGTCCACGCCATCATCTACTTCGCCCTCATCgcgctcttcgtcatcgtcatcgGCGTGCACATCACCACTGACTAG